A section of the Trachemys scripta elegans isolate TJP31775 chromosome 10, CAS_Tse_1.0, whole genome shotgun sequence genome encodes:
- the VPS33B gene encoding vacuolar protein sorting-associated protein 33B isoform X2: MSPLDRIANVSILKQHEVDKLYKVENKPIVSTSDQLCFLVRPRIKNMKYVADIVNADKAMGRSRKYKIIFSPQKFYICELVLEEEGIYGDVTCDEWAFYLLPLDDDLLSMELPEFFRDYFLEGDQRWISTIARALQLLNSLFGPFANTYGIGRCAKMVYEVWRELVEESEGDSHARRPEISHVFLMDRDVDYVTALCSQVVYEGLVDDTFRIKCGSVDFGPDVTSSDRSFKVLLNAQDKVFSEIRNEHFSNVFGFLSQKARNLQTQYDRRRGMDIKQMKNFVSQELKGLKQEHRLLSLHIGACESIMKKKTKQDFQELLKTEHSLLEGFDIRESTSYIEEHIDRQVSPSESLRLMCLLSVTENGLIPKDYRSLKTQYLQSYGPEHLLTFHNLKRIGLLTEQAPGETLTAVESKVSKLVTDRAAGKLTDAFNSLARKSNFRGISKKLGLIPRVDGEYNLKVPRDMAYVFSGAYIPLSCKIIEQVLERKGWLGLEEVVRLLNGNEFAPTEPVMEENPAWEAQRVILAVFLGGCTFSEISALRFLGKEKGYKFIFLTTAITSSARLMDAMLEAKV, encoded by the exons ATGAGCCCCCTGGACCGAATCGCCAACGTCTCCATTCTGAAG CAACATGAGGTGGACAAGCTGTACAAAGTGGAGAACAAACCCATCGTTAGCACTAGCGACCA GTTGTGCTTCTTAGTCCGGCCACGGATCAAGAACATGAAGTACGTTGCTG ATATTGTCAATGCTGACAAGGCGATGGGGAGGAGCCGGAAGTACAAGATTATCTTCAGCCCCCAGAAG TTTTACATTTGTGAGCTGGTGCTGGAGGAAGAGGGAATCTATGGTG ATGTGACCTGTGACGAGTGGGCCTTCTACCTGCTCCCCCTGGATGACGATCTCCTCAGCATGGAGCTGCCGGAGTTCTTCCGGGATTACTTCCTG GAAGGGGATCAGCGCTGGATCAGCACCATCGCTCgagctctgcagctgctgaaCTCCCTCTTTGGGCCTTTCGCGAACACCTATGGGATTGGCAGGTGTGCCAAG atggTCTATGAGGTGTGGCGAGAGCTGGTGGAGGAGAGCGAGGGTGACAGCCACGCCAGGAGACCTGAGATCAGCCATGTCTTCCTCATGGACCGAG ATGTGGATTACGTCACGGCGCTCTGCTCCCAGGTGGTGTATGAGGGCCTGGTGGACGACACGTTCCGCATCAAATGTG GGAGTGTGGATTTCGGGCCAGACGTCACCTCCTCTGACAGGAGCTTCAAAGTGCTGCTCAATGCCCAGGACAAG GTGTTCAGCGAGATCCGGAACGAACACTTCTCCAACGTCTTCGGCTTCCTGAGTCAGAAGGCACGAAACCTGCAGACACAGTACGAT CGACGTCGCGGGATGGACATCAagcaaatgaagaactttgtctCCCAGGagctgaaggggttaaagcaggaGCACCGCCTGCTGAGCCTGC ATATTGGCGCCTGCGAGTCCATCATGAAGAAGAAAACCAAGCAGGATTTCCAGGAGCTGCTAAAGACTGAGCACT CTCTCCTGGAGGGGTTCGACATTCGCGAGAGCACCAGCTACATAGAAGAGCACATCGACCGGCAG GTCTCCCCCAGCGAGAGTCTGCGCTTAATGTGCCTCCTGTCGGTCACGGAAAATG GGCTGATCCCTAAGGATTATCGCTCCCTGAAAACCCAGTACCTCCAG AGTTATGGGCCTGAGCACCTGCTGACCTTTCATAACCTCAAGCGCATCGGGCTGCTGACAGAGCAGGCCCCAGGGGAGACCCTGACTGCCGTGGAGAGCAAAGTCAGCAAGCTGGTGACCGACCGAGCAGCAG GGAAACTCACGGACGCTTTTAATTCTCTGGCCAGGAAGAGCAATTTCCGAGGCATAAGCAAGAAGCTGGGCTTG ATCCCCCGGGTCGATGGTGAATACAACCTGAAGGTGCCCCGAGACATGGCCTATGTCTTCAGTGGGGCCTACATCCCCCTGAGCTGCAAGATCATTGAACAG GTGCTGGAGCGCAAGGGCTGGCTGGGCCTGGAGGAGGTGGTGCGCCTGCTGAACGGCAATGAGTTTGCTCCCACAG AGCCGGTCATGGAGGAGAATCCCGCCTGGGAGGCGCAGCGTGTCATCCTAGCAGTCTTCCTGGGAGGCTGCACCTTTTCTGAGATCTCTGCTCTCCGATtcctggggaaggagaaag GATACAAGTTTATATTCCTGACGACAGCCATCACAAGCAGCGCCCGGCTGATGGACGCCATGTTAGAGGCGAAGGTGTGA
- the PRC1 gene encoding protein regulator of cytokinesis 1 isoform X1 has product MRKSEVLAAESVACLNKALGHLRDIWEEIGIPEEQRLQRTEVVKKHIKGLLDMMVAEEENLKERLLKSIAMCRKELDALCKELQLDPFEEEEESTILQLEKDLRTRLEVMLKQKRERKQELKTLQERDQDLCDLLCMTPYSIDSNSVPSLEELDCFRRHLAALAAEKERRREEFVSIKRQIILCMEELDHVPDTSFERDVVCEDEDAFCLSMENIAALKELLQQLEARRALNDAVCSELRARIAELWDRLQVPAEEREAFATYMTGSRAKTRKALQFEVDRLEELKLQNMKTVIEAIRAELAAYWDKCFYGTEQRQAFAPYYEEDCTEALLQLHDAEVGHVKHYYETHKELFEAVHKWEENWRLFLELERKATDPSRFANRGGNLLKEEKQRAKLQKTLPKLEEELKVRVEAWEREHGEAFLVNGQRFMEYVSEQWQLHRLEKEKEKQERQLKKSRQIEEEMLYGSVPRTPSKRRVLGANTPGKVRKLNATSCTTPNSTLRSAFGGTLFHSPVSRPPPSGGKLGQPARTPSRVAMKPPRTAHAERNKENMSQLNGTTLSGGCTPTAPAQRNYSINSVASTYSEFARELSKASKSDTSSRILNSTTTHIHC; this is encoded by the exons ATGAGGAAGAG CGAGGTGCTGGCTGCAGAGTCTGTGGCATGTCTGAACAAAGCGCTGGGTCACCTTCGGGATATCTGGGAGGAGATTGGGATCCCTGAGGAGCAGCGACTGCAACGAACAGAAGTGGTGAAGAAGCACATCAAG GGTCTGCTGGACATGATGGTGGCTGAGGAGGAGAACCTGAAGGAGCGTCTCCTGAAAAGCATTGCTATGTGTCGCAAGGAACTGGACGCTCTCTGCAAGGAGCTCCAGCTGGATCCTTTTGAG gaggaggaggagagcaccATCCTGCAGCTGGAAAAGGACTTGCGCACTCGCCTGGAAGTGATGCTGaagcagaagagagagaggaagcaggAGCTGAAAACTCTGCAAGAACGTGACCAAGACTTGTGTGACCTTCTCTGCATGACCCCCTACAGCATCGACAGCAACTCTGTGCCCAGCCTGGAGGAGCTCGACTGCTTCAGACGCCACCTGGCAGCACTGGCTGCTGAGAAG GAGCGCAGGAGAGAGGAGTTCGTCAGCATCAAACGGCAGATCATTCTGTGCATGGAGGAGCTGGATCATGTCCCTGACACCAGCTTCGAGCGGGATGTGGTGTGTGAGGACGAGGACGCCTTCTGCCTCTCTATGGAGAACATAGCTGCTCTTaaagagctgctgcagcag CTGGAGGCCCGGAGAGCTTTAAATGACGCTGTTTGCAGTGAGCTGCGTGCCAGAATTGCGGAGCTCTGGGACCGGCTGCAGGTGCCTGCGGAGGAGAGAGAAGCCTTTGCCACCTACATGACCGGATCCAGAGCCAAAACCAGGAAAGCC CTGCAGTTCGAGGTGGACCGTCTGGAGGAGCTGAAGCTGCAGAACATGAAGACTGTGATTGAAGCAATCAGAGCAGAGCTGGCCGCTTACTGGGACAAATGCTTTTACGGCACTGagcagagacaagcttttgcccCTTACTACGAGG AGGACTGCACCGAggccctgctgcagctccacGACGCTGAGGTGGGGCATGTGAAGCATTACTACGAGACACACAAAGAGCTCTTTGAAGCTGTTCACAAATGGGAGGAAAACTGGAGGCTTTTCCTGGAGCTGGAG AGAAAAGCAACGGACCCAAGTCGCTTTGCTAACCGAGGGGGCAACCTCCTGAAGGAAGAAAAGCAGCGAGCGAAACTTCAGAAGACTCTCCCCAAA ctggaggaggagctgaaaGTTCGGGTTGAGGCCTGGGAACGGGAGCATGGGGAGGCCTTCTTGGTGAATGGGCAGCGGTTCATGGAATACGTGAGCGAGCAATGGCAGCTGCATCGGctggagaaagagaaggagaagcAGGAACGG CAACTGAAGAAGAGTCGTCAGATTGAGGAGGAGATGCTGTATGGCAGCGTCCCGAGGACACCCAGCAAGCGCCGGGTCCTAGGCGCCAACACGCCTGGCAAAGTGAGGAAG CTCAATGCAACTTCCTGTACCACTCCCAACAGCACACTCCGTTCCGCCTTTGGGGGGACGCTCTTCCACTCCCCAGTGTCCCGCCCACCACCCTCCGGAGGCAAG CTTGGCCAGCCTGCTCGGACCCCCAGCCGCGTGGCCATGAAGCCCCCTCGCACAGCACACGCAGAACGGAACAAGGAGAACATGTCCCAGTTGAATGGAACCACCCTGAGCGGTGggtgcacccccacagcccctgcccagcGTAACTACAGCATTAACTCTGTTGCCAGCACCTATTCTGAGTTTGCG CGCGAACTTTCAAAGGCTTCCAAATCTGACACCAGCTCCCGGATCCTGAACTCCACAACCACCCACATCCACTGCTGA
- the VPS33B gene encoding vacuolar protein sorting-associated protein 33B isoform X1, whose translation MKYVADIVNADKAMGRSRKYKIIFSPQKFYICELVLEEEGIYGDVTCDEWAFYLLPLDDDLLSMELPEFFRDYFLEGDQRWISTIARALQLLNSLFGPFANTYGIGRCAKMVYEVWRELVEESEGDSHARRPEISHVFLMDRDVDYVTALCSQVVYEGLVDDTFRIKCGSVDFGPDVTSSDRSFKVLLNAQDKVFSEIRNEHFSNVFGFLSQKARNLQTQYDRRRGMDIKQMKNFVSQELKGLKQEHRLLSLHIGACESIMKKKTKQDFQELLKTEHSLLEGFDIRESTSYIEEHIDRQVSPSESLRLMCLLSVTENGLIPKDYRSLKTQYLQSYGPEHLLTFHNLKRIGLLTEQAPGETLTAVESKVSKLVTDRAAGKLTDAFNSLARKSNFRGISKKLGLIPRVDGEYNLKVPRDMAYVFSGAYIPLSCKIIEQVLERKGWLGLEEVVRLLNGNEFAPTEPVMEENPAWEAQRVILAVFLGGCTFSEISALRFLGKEKGYKFIFLTTAITSSARLMDAMLEAKV comes from the exons ATGAAGTACGTTGCTG ATATTGTCAATGCTGACAAGGCGATGGGGAGGAGCCGGAAGTACAAGATTATCTTCAGCCCCCAGAAG TTTTACATTTGTGAGCTGGTGCTGGAGGAAGAGGGAATCTATGGTG ATGTGACCTGTGACGAGTGGGCCTTCTACCTGCTCCCCCTGGATGACGATCTCCTCAGCATGGAGCTGCCGGAGTTCTTCCGGGATTACTTCCTG GAAGGGGATCAGCGCTGGATCAGCACCATCGCTCgagctctgcagctgctgaaCTCCCTCTTTGGGCCTTTCGCGAACACCTATGGGATTGGCAGGTGTGCCAAG atggTCTATGAGGTGTGGCGAGAGCTGGTGGAGGAGAGCGAGGGTGACAGCCACGCCAGGAGACCTGAGATCAGCCATGTCTTCCTCATGGACCGAG ATGTGGATTACGTCACGGCGCTCTGCTCCCAGGTGGTGTATGAGGGCCTGGTGGACGACACGTTCCGCATCAAATGTG GGAGTGTGGATTTCGGGCCAGACGTCACCTCCTCTGACAGGAGCTTCAAAGTGCTGCTCAATGCCCAGGACAAG GTGTTCAGCGAGATCCGGAACGAACACTTCTCCAACGTCTTCGGCTTCCTGAGTCAGAAGGCACGAAACCTGCAGACACAGTACGAT CGACGTCGCGGGATGGACATCAagcaaatgaagaactttgtctCCCAGGagctgaaggggttaaagcaggaGCACCGCCTGCTGAGCCTGC ATATTGGCGCCTGCGAGTCCATCATGAAGAAGAAAACCAAGCAGGATTTCCAGGAGCTGCTAAAGACTGAGCACT CTCTCCTGGAGGGGTTCGACATTCGCGAGAGCACCAGCTACATAGAAGAGCACATCGACCGGCAG GTCTCCCCCAGCGAGAGTCTGCGCTTAATGTGCCTCCTGTCGGTCACGGAAAATG GGCTGATCCCTAAGGATTATCGCTCCCTGAAAACCCAGTACCTCCAG AGTTATGGGCCTGAGCACCTGCTGACCTTTCATAACCTCAAGCGCATCGGGCTGCTGACAGAGCAGGCCCCAGGGGAGACCCTGACTGCCGTGGAGAGCAAAGTCAGCAAGCTGGTGACCGACCGAGCAGCAG GGAAACTCACGGACGCTTTTAATTCTCTGGCCAGGAAGAGCAATTTCCGAGGCATAAGCAAGAAGCTGGGCTTG ATCCCCCGGGTCGATGGTGAATACAACCTGAAGGTGCCCCGAGACATGGCCTATGTCTTCAGTGGGGCCTACATCCCCCTGAGCTGCAAGATCATTGAACAG GTGCTGGAGCGCAAGGGCTGGCTGGGCCTGGAGGAGGTGGTGCGCCTGCTGAACGGCAATGAGTTTGCTCCCACAG AGCCGGTCATGGAGGAGAATCCCGCCTGGGAGGCGCAGCGTGTCATCCTAGCAGTCTTCCTGGGAGGCTGCACCTTTTCTGAGATCTCTGCTCTCCGATtcctggggaaggagaaag GATACAAGTTTATATTCCTGACGACAGCCATCACAAGCAGCGCCCGGCTGATGGACGCCATGTTAGAGGCGAAGGTGTGA
- the PRC1 gene encoding protein regulator of cytokinesis 1 isoform X2, translated as MRKSEVLAAESVACLNKALGHLRDIWEEIGIPEEQRLQRTEVVKKHIKGLLDMMVAEEENLKERLLKSIAMCRKELDALCKELQLDPFEEEEESTILQLEKDLRTRLEVMLKQKRERKQELKTLQERDQDLCDLLCMTPYSIDSNSVPSLEELDCFRRHLAALAAEKERRREEFVSIKRQIILCMEELDHVPDTSFERDVVCEDEDAFCLSMENIAALKELLQQLEARRALNDAVCSELRARIAELWDRLQVPAEEREAFATYMTGSRAKTRKALQFEVDRLEELKLQNMKTVIEAIRAELAAYWDKCFYGTEQRQAFAPYYEEDCTEALLQLHDAEVGHVKHYYETHKELFEAVHKWEENWRLFLELERKATDPSRFANRGGNLLKEEKQRAKLQKTLPKLEEELKVRVEAWEREHGEAFLVNGQRFMEYVSEQWQLHRLEKEKEKQERQLKKSRQIEEEMLYGSVPRTPSKRRVLGANTPGKVRKLNATSCTTPNSTLRSAFGGTLFHSPVSRPPPSGGKLGQPARTPSRVAMKPPRTAHAERNKENMSQLNGTTLSARTFKGFQI; from the exons ATGAGGAAGAG CGAGGTGCTGGCTGCAGAGTCTGTGGCATGTCTGAACAAAGCGCTGGGTCACCTTCGGGATATCTGGGAGGAGATTGGGATCCCTGAGGAGCAGCGACTGCAACGAACAGAAGTGGTGAAGAAGCACATCAAG GGTCTGCTGGACATGATGGTGGCTGAGGAGGAGAACCTGAAGGAGCGTCTCCTGAAAAGCATTGCTATGTGTCGCAAGGAACTGGACGCTCTCTGCAAGGAGCTCCAGCTGGATCCTTTTGAG gaggaggaggagagcaccATCCTGCAGCTGGAAAAGGACTTGCGCACTCGCCTGGAAGTGATGCTGaagcagaagagagagaggaagcaggAGCTGAAAACTCTGCAAGAACGTGACCAAGACTTGTGTGACCTTCTCTGCATGACCCCCTACAGCATCGACAGCAACTCTGTGCCCAGCCTGGAGGAGCTCGACTGCTTCAGACGCCACCTGGCAGCACTGGCTGCTGAGAAG GAGCGCAGGAGAGAGGAGTTCGTCAGCATCAAACGGCAGATCATTCTGTGCATGGAGGAGCTGGATCATGTCCCTGACACCAGCTTCGAGCGGGATGTGGTGTGTGAGGACGAGGACGCCTTCTGCCTCTCTATGGAGAACATAGCTGCTCTTaaagagctgctgcagcag CTGGAGGCCCGGAGAGCTTTAAATGACGCTGTTTGCAGTGAGCTGCGTGCCAGAATTGCGGAGCTCTGGGACCGGCTGCAGGTGCCTGCGGAGGAGAGAGAAGCCTTTGCCACCTACATGACCGGATCCAGAGCCAAAACCAGGAAAGCC CTGCAGTTCGAGGTGGACCGTCTGGAGGAGCTGAAGCTGCAGAACATGAAGACTGTGATTGAAGCAATCAGAGCAGAGCTGGCCGCTTACTGGGACAAATGCTTTTACGGCACTGagcagagacaagcttttgcccCTTACTACGAGG AGGACTGCACCGAggccctgctgcagctccacGACGCTGAGGTGGGGCATGTGAAGCATTACTACGAGACACACAAAGAGCTCTTTGAAGCTGTTCACAAATGGGAGGAAAACTGGAGGCTTTTCCTGGAGCTGGAG AGAAAAGCAACGGACCCAAGTCGCTTTGCTAACCGAGGGGGCAACCTCCTGAAGGAAGAAAAGCAGCGAGCGAAACTTCAGAAGACTCTCCCCAAA ctggaggaggagctgaaaGTTCGGGTTGAGGCCTGGGAACGGGAGCATGGGGAGGCCTTCTTGGTGAATGGGCAGCGGTTCATGGAATACGTGAGCGAGCAATGGCAGCTGCATCGGctggagaaagagaaggagaagcAGGAACGG CAACTGAAGAAGAGTCGTCAGATTGAGGAGGAGATGCTGTATGGCAGCGTCCCGAGGACACCCAGCAAGCGCCGGGTCCTAGGCGCCAACACGCCTGGCAAAGTGAGGAAG CTCAATGCAACTTCCTGTACCACTCCCAACAGCACACTCCGTTCCGCCTTTGGGGGGACGCTCTTCCACTCCCCAGTGTCCCGCCCACCACCCTCCGGAGGCAAG CTTGGCCAGCCTGCTCGGACCCCCAGCCGCGTGGCCATGAAGCCCCCTCGCACAGCACACGCAGAACGGAACAAGGAGAACATGTCCCAGTTGAATGGAACCACCCTGAGCG CGCGAACTTTCAAAGGCTTCCAAATCTGA
- the PRC1 gene encoding protein regulator of cytokinesis 1 isoform X3 — MMVAEEENLKERLLKSIAMCRKELDALCKELQLDPFEEEEESTILQLEKDLRTRLEVMLKQKRERKQELKTLQERDQDLCDLLCMTPYSIDSNSVPSLEELDCFRRHLAALAAEKERRREEFVSIKRQIILCMEELDHVPDTSFERDVVCEDEDAFCLSMENIAALKELLQQLEARRALNDAVCSELRARIAELWDRLQVPAEEREAFATYMTGSRAKTRKALQFEVDRLEELKLQNMKTVIEAIRAELAAYWDKCFYGTEQRQAFAPYYEEDCTEALLQLHDAEVGHVKHYYETHKELFEAVHKWEENWRLFLELERKATDPSRFANRGGNLLKEEKQRAKLQKTLPKLEEELKVRVEAWEREHGEAFLVNGQRFMEYVSEQWQLHRLEKEKEKQERQLKKSRQIEEEMLYGSVPRTPSKRRVLGANTPGKVRKLNATSCTTPNSTLRSAFGGTLFHSPVSRPPPSGGKLGQPARTPSRVAMKPPRTAHAERNKENMSQLNGTTLSGGCTPTAPAQRNYSINSVASTYSEFARELSKASKSDTSSRILNSTTTHIHC; from the exons ATGATGGTGGCTGAGGAGGAGAACCTGAAGGAGCGTCTCCTGAAAAGCATTGCTATGTGTCGCAAGGAACTGGACGCTCTCTGCAAGGAGCTCCAGCTGGATCCTTTTGAG gaggaggaggagagcaccATCCTGCAGCTGGAAAAGGACTTGCGCACTCGCCTGGAAGTGATGCTGaagcagaagagagagaggaagcaggAGCTGAAAACTCTGCAAGAACGTGACCAAGACTTGTGTGACCTTCTCTGCATGACCCCCTACAGCATCGACAGCAACTCTGTGCCCAGCCTGGAGGAGCTCGACTGCTTCAGACGCCACCTGGCAGCACTGGCTGCTGAGAAG GAGCGCAGGAGAGAGGAGTTCGTCAGCATCAAACGGCAGATCATTCTGTGCATGGAGGAGCTGGATCATGTCCCTGACACCAGCTTCGAGCGGGATGTGGTGTGTGAGGACGAGGACGCCTTCTGCCTCTCTATGGAGAACATAGCTGCTCTTaaagagctgctgcagcag CTGGAGGCCCGGAGAGCTTTAAATGACGCTGTTTGCAGTGAGCTGCGTGCCAGAATTGCGGAGCTCTGGGACCGGCTGCAGGTGCCTGCGGAGGAGAGAGAAGCCTTTGCCACCTACATGACCGGATCCAGAGCCAAAACCAGGAAAGCC CTGCAGTTCGAGGTGGACCGTCTGGAGGAGCTGAAGCTGCAGAACATGAAGACTGTGATTGAAGCAATCAGAGCAGAGCTGGCCGCTTACTGGGACAAATGCTTTTACGGCACTGagcagagacaagcttttgcccCTTACTACGAGG AGGACTGCACCGAggccctgctgcagctccacGACGCTGAGGTGGGGCATGTGAAGCATTACTACGAGACACACAAAGAGCTCTTTGAAGCTGTTCACAAATGGGAGGAAAACTGGAGGCTTTTCCTGGAGCTGGAG AGAAAAGCAACGGACCCAAGTCGCTTTGCTAACCGAGGGGGCAACCTCCTGAAGGAAGAAAAGCAGCGAGCGAAACTTCAGAAGACTCTCCCCAAA ctggaggaggagctgaaaGTTCGGGTTGAGGCCTGGGAACGGGAGCATGGGGAGGCCTTCTTGGTGAATGGGCAGCGGTTCATGGAATACGTGAGCGAGCAATGGCAGCTGCATCGGctggagaaagagaaggagaagcAGGAACGG CAACTGAAGAAGAGTCGTCAGATTGAGGAGGAGATGCTGTATGGCAGCGTCCCGAGGACACCCAGCAAGCGCCGGGTCCTAGGCGCCAACACGCCTGGCAAAGTGAGGAAG CTCAATGCAACTTCCTGTACCACTCCCAACAGCACACTCCGTTCCGCCTTTGGGGGGACGCTCTTCCACTCCCCAGTGTCCCGCCCACCACCCTCCGGAGGCAAG CTTGGCCAGCCTGCTCGGACCCCCAGCCGCGTGGCCATGAAGCCCCCTCGCACAGCACACGCAGAACGGAACAAGGAGAACATGTCCCAGTTGAATGGAACCACCCTGAGCGGTGggtgcacccccacagcccctgcccagcGTAACTACAGCATTAACTCTGTTGCCAGCACCTATTCTGAGTTTGCG CGCGAACTTTCAAAGGCTTCCAAATCTGACACCAGCTCCCGGATCCTGAACTCCACAACCACCCACATCCACTGCTGA
- the RCCD1 gene encoding RCC1 domain-containing protein 1 has protein sequence MWPEVPPARCDWLRRRMAEPGPQRGWFVFGFRGFAEPRGGGARRVEPEPGGIRLVRPAWSYTGLVTGRGRLALRGWLAGALPGHCQDLLPSESHVLLLRGAALEAWARGAGLCGGPAWRRRLHPGEAAGPLPLAPGGYVTPRPPFLCPLPPALRARKLVLGHEHAALLGPAGTVYTWGCGRHGQLGHGGLEPVSEPRLVEALHGVPMADVAAGGWHSVSVSEGGDLYVWGWNESGQLALPSKALAEKRPPATASVAQPEEPGCGAGKAELKLVSHEAALDAEAVDFISIQAFPALLDLPEGSEVSKVSCGSRHTAAVTRTGELYTWGWGKYGQLGHNETASSDQPRQVGYFPANGLTVEDVVCGPWNTYVCAVEK, from the exons ATGTGGCCGGAAGTCCCTCCCGCTCGCTGTGATTGGCTGCGGCGCCGCATGGCGGAACCGGGTCCCCAGCGCGGCTGGTTCGTTTTCGGGTTCCGGGGCTTCGCGGAGCCTCGTGGCGGCGGGGCCCGGCGGGTGGAGCCGGAGCCGGGCGGGATCCGCCTGGTGCGGCCGGCGTGGAGCTACACGGGCCTGGTGACGG GGCGCGGGCGCCTGGCGCTGCGGGGGTGGCTGGCGGGGGCACTGCCCGGGCACTGCCAGGACCTGCTCCCCTCCGAGAGTCACGTGCTGCTGCTGCGCGGGGCAGCGCTGGAGGCCTGGGCGCGGGGCGCGGGGCTGTGCGGGGGGCCCGCCTGGCGGCGGCGGCTGCACCCAGGGGAGGCAGCCGggcccctgcccctggcccctggcGGCTACGTGACCCCACGGCCGCCCTTCCTGTGCCCGCTGCCGCCGGCGCTGCGGGCCCGGAAGCTGGTGCTGGGCCACGAGCATGCGGCGCTGCTGGGCCCCGCCGGGACCGTCTACACCTGGGGCTGCGGCAG ACATGGGCAGCTGGGGCACGGGGGGCTGGAGCCTGTGTCGGAGCCCCGGCTCGTGGAGGCCTTGCACGGCGTGCCCATGGCGGACGTGGCAGCTGGAGGCTGGCATTCTGTCAGTGTCAGCG agGGAGGTGATCTCTATGTCTGGGGCTGGAACGAATCCGGGCAGCTGGCATTGCCTTCCAAAGCACTGGCAGAAAAAAGGCCACCAGCCACAGCCTCTGTCGCCCAGCCTGAGGAACCCGGCTGCGGTGCAG GCAAGGCAGAGCTGAAACTGGTCAGTCACGAGGCAGCCCTGGATGCTGAAGCAGTTGACTTCATTTCAATCCAGGCCTTCCCTGCTTTGCTGGATCTACCTGAGGGGTCAGAGGTCAGCAAGGTCAGCTGTGGCTCCCGCCACACTGCTGCTGTGACCC GGACTGGGGAGCTCTACACCTGGGGCTGGG GCAAATACGGACAGCTGGGACACAACGAGACAGCCAGCTCTGACCAGCCAAGACAGGTTGGCTATTTCCCTGCAAACGGGCTCACGGTGGAGGATGTGGTCTGTGGCCCATGGAACACTTACGTCTGTGCTGTGGAGAAGTGA